A single window of Lytechinus variegatus isolate NC3 chromosome 8, Lvar_3.0, whole genome shotgun sequence DNA harbors:
- the LOC121419515 gene encoding uncharacterized protein LOC121419515: MAVYWKKGYDPRRSPNLVSWIPTDDVTGKCQRHRVCEIMEMNENYSLIIKDVGISEQGRYICRVTNYKGNTIHNFTDVSLYAPPEEPYPVIDGCLNRSSVSSPEPCRVQTNKTITLTCSVTNYYPGIELFFLHGTKQITTIHQEEQNNVDSTKNKSICIEAGPSETLYTCVASDVPGSRERKAASILVESFFSIPSETIPVNVETKKEISLAAIAMIIGNF, encoded by the exons ATGGCTGTCTACTGGAAGAAAGGATATGATCCCAGACGATCACCAAACCTTGTATCATGGATTccaactgatgacgtcaccggTAAATGTCAACGTCATAGGGTGTGTGAGATCATGgagatgaatgaaaattattcctTGATCATTAAGGACGTCGGCATTTCTGAACAAGGTCGATACATCTGCAGAGTTACAAACTACAAGGGGAACACCATACATAATTTTACAGACGTTAGTTTATATG CTCCCCCGGAAGAACCCTATCCAGTTATCGATGGGTGCCTCAATAGGTCATCGGTCAGCAGTCCAGAGCCTTGCCGTGTTCAAACCAACAAAACTATTACCTTAACCTGCTCGGTAACCAATTACTACCCCGGGATAGAACTTTTCTTTCTACATGGGACTAAACAGATAACTACCATACATCAGGAGGAGCAAAATAATGTtgattcaacaaaaaacaagtCGATTTGCATCGAAGCTGGCCCAAGTGAAACTTTGTATACATGTGTTGCATCAGATGTACCAGGATCGAGAGAACGAAAAGCCGCATCGATCTTGGTggaatcatttttttctattcccTCGGAAACGATACCAGTAAATGTCGAGACTAAGAAAGAAATAAGTCTTGCTGCCATAGCTATGATAATTGGTAATTTTTAA